A region of Streptomyces sp. NBC_01267 DNA encodes the following proteins:
- a CDS encoding sugar-binding transcriptional regulator gives MSAGRSALRMGPAELVQAAAMARRFYLEGKSKIQIAEEFGVSRFKVARVLETALERDLVRIEIRVPAELDAERSDALRARYGLRHAVVVESPADAADDAPDPENLGEVAADLLGELVTEGDVLGLAWGRSTIHMAAALDALPPCTVVQLTGVYDAGTAERGSVEAVRRAAQVSGGEAHPIYAPMLLPDPATAAALRNQTGIARAFEYFDKVTVAAVSIGSWEPGISTVHDMLSDAERAHYASLGVAAEMSAHLFDAQGRRVGRDLGERCITVEADRLRRIPEVVAIAGGQRKAAAIGAVLKSGLVTSLVTDTAAADFLLTETGPGPRPALERADPDGV, from the coding sequence ATGTCGGCGGGTCGATCAGCCCTGCGGATGGGACCCGCGGAGCTGGTGCAAGCGGCGGCCATGGCCCGTCGTTTCTACCTGGAGGGAAAGTCCAAGATCCAGATCGCGGAGGAGTTCGGCGTCAGCCGCTTCAAGGTCGCGCGGGTCCTGGAAACGGCGCTGGAGCGTGATCTCGTACGGATCGAGATCCGGGTCCCCGCCGAGCTCGACGCGGAGCGCTCGGACGCCTTGCGGGCGCGGTACGGACTGCGGCACGCCGTGGTCGTCGAGTCCCCCGCGGACGCGGCGGACGACGCACCCGACCCCGAGAACCTCGGCGAGGTGGCGGCCGACCTGCTCGGCGAACTGGTGACCGAGGGCGATGTGCTGGGCCTGGCCTGGGGCCGGTCCACGATTCACATGGCGGCGGCGCTGGACGCCCTCCCGCCGTGCACGGTCGTCCAGCTCACCGGTGTGTACGACGCGGGGACCGCCGAGCGCGGCTCGGTCGAGGCCGTACGGCGTGCCGCCCAGGTGTCCGGCGGCGAGGCCCATCCCATCTACGCCCCGATGCTGCTGCCCGACCCGGCCACCGCCGCCGCGCTGCGCAACCAGACCGGGATCGCCCGTGCCTTCGAGTACTTCGACAAGGTGACGGTGGCCGCGGTGTCCATCGGCTCCTGGGAGCCGGGCATCTCCACCGTCCACGACATGCTCAGCGACGCGGAGCGGGCGCACTACGCCTCGCTCGGTGTGGCCGCCGAGATGTCCGCGCACCTCTTCGACGCCCAGGGGCGACGGGTCGGCCGCGATCTGGGCGAGCGGTGCATCACCGTCGAGGCCGACCGGCTGCGCCGTATCCCCGAGGTCGTGGCCATCGCGGGCGGCCAGCGCAAGGCGGCGGCGATCGGAGCGGTCCTGAAGTCCGGTCTGGTCACCAGCCTGGTCACCGACACCGCGGCGGCCGACTTCCTGCTCACCGAGACCGGGCCGGGGCCGCGCCCCGCGCTGGAGCGTGCCGACCCCGACGGGGTCTGA
- the rpe gene encoding ribulose-phosphate 3-epimerase, translating into MAVQINPSILSADFSRLAEEAKAVEGADWLHVDVMDNHFVPNLTLGVPVVEALSRATDTPLDCHLMIEDADRWAPQYVEAGAGSVTFHAEAAAAPVRLAREIRAKGARASMALKPATPIEPYEDLLPELDMLLIMTVEPGFGGQSFLDIMLPKIRRTRELISKHGLELWLQVDGGVSASTIERCAEAGADVFVAGSAVYGADDPAAAVRMLRHQAQETTAAAAWSCGH; encoded by the coding sequence ATGGCCGTGCAGATCAACCCCAGCATCCTGTCCGCCGACTTCTCCCGCCTCGCGGAGGAGGCGAAGGCCGTCGAAGGTGCCGACTGGCTCCACGTCGACGTGATGGACAACCACTTCGTACCCAATCTGACGCTCGGCGTCCCGGTGGTGGAAGCGCTCAGCAGGGCGACGGACACCCCGCTGGACTGCCATCTGATGATCGAGGACGCGGACCGCTGGGCCCCGCAGTACGTCGAGGCGGGCGCGGGCTCCGTCACCTTCCACGCGGAGGCGGCGGCGGCCCCCGTACGGCTGGCACGGGAGATCAGGGCCAAGGGGGCCCGCGCGTCGATGGCGCTGAAGCCCGCGACGCCGATCGAGCCGTACGAGGACCTGCTCCCCGAGCTGGACATGCTGCTGATCATGACCGTGGAGCCGGGCTTCGGCGGCCAGTCCTTCCTGGACATCATGCTGCCGAAGATCCGCCGCACCCGTGAGCTGATCTCCAAGCACGGCCTCGAACTCTGGCTCCAGGTCGACGGCGGGGTCTCGGCGTCGACGATCGAGCGGTGCGCGGAGGCCGGCGCGGACGTCTTCGTCGCGGGCTCCGCCGTGTACGGCGCGGACGACCCGGCGGCGGCCGTCCGCATGCTCCGGCACCAGGCGCAGGAGACGACCGCCGCGGCGGCCTGGTCCTGCGGCCATTGA
- a CDS encoding RsmB/NOP family class I SAM-dependent RNA methyltransferase: MNDQPRRRPAQQSKPYRRPQKDPVRILAFEALRAVDDRDAYANLVLPPLLKKARENPQFDGRDAALATELVYGTLRRQGTYDAIISACIDRPLRQVDPPVLDVLALGVHQLLGTRIPTHAAVSASVELARVVLGDGRAKFVNAVLRKVAADDLDGWLERVAPPYDQDAEEHLAVVHSHPRWIVSALWDSLGGGRAGIEDLLEADNERPEVTLVARPGRSTTDELIETVGADSALPGRWSPYAVRLAEGGEPGAIEAVRDGRAGVQDEGSQLVATALANAPIEGRDERWLDGCAGPGGKAALLAALAAGRGAALLASEKQPHRARLVERTLAGNPGPYQVIAADGTRPPWLPGSFDRVLMDVPCTGLGALRRRPEARWRRRPADLEGFAPLQRGLLREALSAVRVGGVVGYATCSPHLAETRVVVEDVLKGRGGQPVEAEWIDVRPLMPGVAAVGDGPDVQLWPHLHGTDAMYLALLRRTA, translated from the coding sequence GTGAACGACCAGCCTCGCCGCCGTCCCGCCCAGCAGTCGAAGCCGTACCGCCGCCCGCAGAAGGACCCGGTGCGGATCCTCGCCTTCGAGGCGCTGCGGGCGGTCGACGACCGGGACGCGTACGCCAACCTCGTGCTGCCGCCGCTGCTGAAGAAGGCGCGCGAGAACCCGCAGTTCGACGGGCGGGACGCGGCGCTGGCCACCGAGCTGGTGTACGGGACCCTGCGCCGTCAGGGCACCTACGACGCGATCATCTCGGCGTGCATCGACCGGCCGCTGCGCCAGGTCGATCCGCCGGTCCTCGACGTGCTGGCGCTCGGCGTGCACCAGCTGCTCGGCACCCGTATCCCCACCCACGCGGCGGTCTCCGCGAGCGTGGAGCTGGCCAGGGTGGTGCTCGGCGACGGGCGGGCCAAGTTCGTCAACGCGGTGCTGCGCAAGGTCGCGGCCGACGACCTGGACGGCTGGCTGGAGCGGGTCGCCCCGCCCTACGACCAGGACGCGGAGGAGCACCTGGCGGTGGTCCACTCGCACCCCCGCTGGATCGTCTCCGCGCTGTGGGACTCGCTGGGCGGTGGCCGCGCCGGTATCGAGGATCTCCTGGAGGCCGACAACGAGCGCCCCGAGGTGACGCTGGTCGCCAGGCCCGGCCGGTCCACCACCGACGAACTGATCGAAACGGTCGGCGCCGACTCCGCGCTGCCCGGACGCTGGTCGCCGTATGCCGTACGGCTCGCCGAGGGCGGCGAGCCCGGCGCGATCGAAGCCGTCCGCGACGGCCGGGCCGGGGTCCAGGACGAGGGCAGCCAGCTCGTTGCCACGGCGCTGGCCAACGCGCCGATCGAGGGCCGCGACGAGCGCTGGCTCGACGGGTGCGCCGGCCCCGGCGGGAAGGCCGCGCTGCTGGCCGCGCTCGCCGCCGGGCGGGGGGCGGCGCTGCTGGCCTCCGAGAAGCAGCCGCACCGGGCCCGTCTCGTCGAGCGGACACTGGCGGGCAACCCGGGCCCGTATCAGGTCATCGCGGCCGACGGCACCCGGCCGCCGTGGCTGCCGGGCTCCTTCGACCGGGTGCTGATGGACGTGCCGTGCACCGGACTGGGCGCGCTGCGGCGCAGGCCGGAGGCGCGGTGGCGGCGGCGCCCCGCGGACCTGGAGGGGTTCGCACCCCTGCAGCGCGGACTGCTCAGGGAGGCACTGAGCGCGGTCCGGGTCGGCGGCGTCGTCGGGTACGCGACCTGTTCCCCGCACCTGGCCGAGACCCGCGTGGTCGTCGAGGACGTGCTGAAGGGGCGGGGCGGCCAGCCGGTCGAGGCCGAGTGGATCGACGTCAGGCCGCTGATGCCGGGCGTGGCCGCGGTCGGTGACGGCCCCGACGTCCAGCTGTGGCCGCATCTGCACGGCACCGACGCGATGTACCTCGCCCTGCTGCGGCGCACGGCCTGA
- the fmt gene encoding methionyl-tRNA formyltransferase has translation MKLVFAGTPEVAVPALDALIASDRHEVAAVVTRPDAPAGRGRRLVASPVAQRAEEAGIEVLKPARPRDEAFLARLREIGPDCCPVVAYGALLPRTALDVPARGWVNLHFSLLPAWRGAAPVQHSIIAGDEVTGASTFLIEEGLDSGPVYGVLTEEVRPTDTSGDLLTRLAFAGSGLLVATMDGIEDGTLHAVPQPAEGISSAPKITVEDAQVDWTAPAMRVDRLVRGCTPAPGAWTLFRGERLKLVALTPVTDRTDLAPGELSVSKNSVHVGTGSHAVELLWVQPQGKKPMRAADWARGVRIAAGELLGD, from the coding sequence GTGAAACTCGTCTTCGCAGGCACCCCCGAGGTCGCCGTACCCGCCCTGGACGCGCTGATCGCATCCGACCGGCACGAGGTGGCCGCCGTCGTCACCCGGCCCGACGCACCGGCCGGTCGCGGTCGCCGGCTGGTCGCGAGCCCGGTCGCGCAGCGCGCGGAGGAGGCCGGTATCGAGGTGCTGAAGCCGGCCAGACCGCGCGACGAGGCCTTCCTCGCCAGGCTCCGGGAGATCGGCCCGGACTGCTGCCCGGTCGTCGCCTACGGCGCGCTGCTGCCCAGGACCGCGCTCGACGTCCCGGCCCGCGGCTGGGTCAATCTGCACTTCTCGCTGCTGCCCGCCTGGCGCGGAGCGGCCCCGGTACAGCATTCGATCATCGCGGGCGACGAGGTGACCGGTGCGTCGACGTTCCTGATCGAGGAGGGGCTCGACTCGGGCCCGGTGTACGGGGTGCTCACCGAGGAAGTACGCCCCACCGACACCAGCGGCGATCTGCTCACCAGGCTCGCCTTCGCCGGGTCCGGGCTGCTCGTGGCGACCATGGACGGCATCGAGGACGGCACCCTGCACGCCGTGCCGCAGCCCGCCGAGGGCATCTCGTCGGCGCCGAAGATCACTGTCGAGGACGCCCAGGTGGACTGGACCGCCCCCGCCATGCGGGTGGACCGCCTGGTGCGCGGCTGCACCCCCGCGCCCGGCGCCTGGACGCTCTTCCGCGGCGAGCGGCTCAAACTGGTCGCGCTGACACCGGTCACCGACCGCACCGACCTGGCCCCCGGCGAACTGTCGGTCTCCAAGAACAGCGTGCACGTCGGCACCGGCTCGCACGCCGTCGAACTGCTCTGGGTCCAGCCCCAGGGCAAGAAGCCGATGCGCGCCGCCGACTGGGCACGCGGGGTACGGATCGCCGCGGGCGAACTGCTCGGCGACTGA